In a single window of the Pseudoxanthomonas sp. F37 genome:
- a CDS encoding HAMP domain-containing sensor histidine kinase, with the protein MSASTLPRRRLRNRLMLVFAGFTLLLAALFGLYALLFVYTVEDRLFDTLLEREAAAQAAHYATHGRWSPPHNGFMAVVERTDALPDGIGDVLGEEPARREFAGTRGRHYHLRALDPPAPAPRAWLVAEVSGLLAVRPMRSEMLQLLAWTGAIAVALALLVGGWLARRTTAPLSRLAEAVGDATPERLPPHFAAGFPDDEVGLLARRLDDLIARIRAFVEREREFTRDASHELRTPLTVIRAASERLSATPGLGADARASVDHIGQSAAHLEQTIALLLALAREQEPPAAAPDTPVLPVLERVVVEQSPLLEGKPVEVGVDVAGDLTSTLPAPVLQVLLANLVGNAFAHTRAGRIAITGDGDALRIANPGAAVAEHDFAPFAKGEDSAGFGLGLAIVRRLCERHAIELRFEHGEDGTVAHLPLRPGARLNPAARTPPAPRADDQGPRRLPRR; encoded by the coding sequence ATGAGCGCATCCACCCTGCCGCGTCGACGGCTGCGCAACCGGCTGATGCTGGTGTTCGCCGGCTTCACGCTGTTGCTGGCCGCGCTGTTCGGCCTTTACGCGCTGCTCTTCGTCTATACCGTCGAAGATCGGCTGTTCGACACCCTGCTCGAGCGCGAAGCCGCTGCGCAAGCGGCGCACTACGCCACCCATGGGCGCTGGTCGCCGCCACACAATGGCTTCATGGCCGTGGTGGAGCGGACCGACGCACTGCCCGACGGCATCGGCGACGTGCTGGGCGAGGAACCTGCGCGCCGGGAGTTCGCCGGCACGCGGGGACGCCATTACCACCTGCGCGCACTGGACCCTCCCGCACCCGCGCCGCGCGCCTGGCTGGTGGCGGAGGTCAGCGGTCTGCTGGCGGTCCGGCCGATGCGCTCGGAGATGCTGCAGCTGCTGGCCTGGACCGGCGCCATCGCCGTGGCGCTGGCGCTGCTGGTGGGCGGCTGGCTGGCACGGCGGACCACCGCACCGCTCTCGCGGCTGGCCGAGGCCGTCGGCGACGCGACGCCGGAACGACTGCCGCCGCACTTCGCGGCCGGCTTCCCGGATGACGAAGTCGGGCTGCTCGCCCGCCGCCTGGACGACCTGATCGCCCGCATCCGTGCCTTCGTGGAGCGCGAACGCGAGTTCACCCGCGATGCCAGCCACGAACTGCGCACGCCCCTGACCGTGATCCGCGCCGCCAGCGAACGCCTTTCCGCCACGCCCGGCCTGGGCGCGGATGCGCGCGCCAGTGTCGACCACATCGGCCAGTCGGCCGCGCATCTCGAGCAGACCATCGCTCTGCTGCTGGCGCTGGCGCGCGAACAGGAACCGCCGGCCGCGGCGCCGGACACGCCGGTGCTGCCGGTGCTGGAACGCGTGGTGGTCGAACAGTCGCCCTTGCTGGAAGGCAAGCCGGTGGAGGTGGGCGTGGACGTCGCGGGCGACCTCACCAGCACGCTGCCGGCGCCGGTGCTGCAGGTCCTGCTGGCCAACCTGGTGGGCAATGCCTTCGCGCACACCCGCGCGGGGCGCATCGCGATCACCGGCGACGGCGATGCGCTGCGCATCGCCAACCCCGGCGCCGCCGTCGCTGAGCACGATTTCGCGCCCTTCGCGAAAGGCGAAGACAGCGCGGGCTTCGGGCTGGGCCTGGCGATCGTGCGCCGGCTGTGCGAGCGGCACGCCATCGAGCTGCGCTTCGAACACGGGGAGGACGGCACGGTGGCCCACCTCCCGCTCCGCCCGGGCGCGAGGCTCAACCCGGCTGCGCGAACGCCCCCAGCGCCGCGCGCAGACGACCAAGGCCCTCGCCGACTTCCTCGTCGGTGA
- a CDS encoding response regulator transcription factor translates to MAAPAARILVIEDNALLRAQLQRLFADGGMAVEFASDGLAGLQMALDAPPDVLVLDVGLPGLDGLRLCQRLRTLADRHVPVLMLTARDALEDKLQGFRAGADDYLVKPFAAAELLARCQALTVRHRSGQTHVLRIGSLRIDRRQGQAARHDLPLALHQTAYQILLALAEAWPRTLTRSELIQRLWGDAPPDSDPLRTHLYLLRQALDKPFATPMLKTVHGVGFRLQADA, encoded by the coding sequence ATGGCGGCACCGGCGGCCCGCATCCTGGTGATCGAAGACAACGCGCTGCTGCGGGCGCAACTGCAGCGGCTGTTCGCCGACGGCGGCATGGCGGTCGAGTTCGCCTCGGACGGCCTGGCCGGATTGCAGATGGCGCTCGACGCGCCGCCCGACGTGCTGGTGCTCGACGTGGGCCTGCCCGGGCTTGATGGCCTGCGCCTGTGCCAGCGCCTGCGCACGCTGGCCGATCGCCATGTCCCGGTGCTGATGCTGACCGCGCGCGATGCGCTGGAGGACAAACTGCAGGGCTTCCGCGCCGGCGCCGACGACTACCTGGTCAAGCCGTTCGCCGCGGCGGAACTGCTCGCGCGCTGCCAGGCGCTGACCGTGCGCCACCGGAGCGGCCAGACGCACGTGCTGCGGATCGGCAGCCTGCGCATCGACCGCCGGCAGGGCCAGGCGGCGCGCCATGACCTGCCGCTCGCGCTGCACCAGACCGCCTATCAGATCCTGCTCGCCCTGGCCGAAGCGTGGCCGCGCACGCTCACGCGCAGCGAACTGATCCAGCGCCTGTGGGGCGATGCGCCGCCGGACTCCGATCCGCTGCGCACGCACCTCTACCTGCTGCGCCAGGCGCTGGACAAGCCCTTCGCCACGCCCATGCTGAAGACCGTGCACGGCGTGGGCTTCCGCCTGCAGGCGGACGCATGA
- a CDS encoding DJ-1/PfpI family protein, which produces MRFIPRTFHLACTLLLAALAAPLHAADAGRILIVVSGEGRDHGKARPGYEFDELSQAWLIFKANGFAIDVASPRGGAVEADPYNPKEPFNAALLADTQAMRMLAATRSTREVKAADYAAIYVVGGKGAMFDLPRDAALASLLGDAYGRGAVIGAVCHGPAALAEVRLGDGTPLVQGKAVTGFSNEEEAVFGKRWAEEFPWLLEDRLRARGAHWQEAPLMMAKVVVDGRLVTGQNPYSTPGVAEAILRAMGRTPVARTPWRDELTMGLAAQARAGDAGAAAAALATDGARYHVDLLGMLGYYQAQTAADDQDLRHALRLMQLAMPYMAQPELKLGAARAHLRLGEREQARSLLRQVLAGKPDMAEAKALLQRIDG; this is translated from the coding sequence ATGCGCTTCATTCCACGCACGTTCCACCTGGCCTGCACACTCCTGCTGGCCGCTCTGGCCGCACCGCTGCACGCGGCCGATGCGGGCAGGATCCTGATCGTCGTCAGCGGCGAAGGCCGCGACCACGGCAAGGCCCGTCCGGGCTACGAGTTCGACGAACTGTCCCAGGCCTGGCTGATCTTCAAGGCCAACGGTTTCGCCATCGACGTGGCCAGCCCGAGGGGTGGCGCGGTGGAGGCGGACCCGTACAACCCGAAGGAACCCTTCAACGCCGCCTTGCTGGCCGACACGCAGGCCATGCGCATGTTGGCGGCCACGCGGTCCACGCGCGAGGTGAAGGCGGCCGACTACGCGGCCATCTACGTCGTGGGCGGCAAGGGCGCCATGTTCGACCTGCCGCGCGATGCGGCGCTCGCATCGCTGCTGGGCGATGCCTACGGACGCGGCGCGGTGATCGGCGCGGTCTGCCACGGACCGGCCGCCCTGGCCGAGGTGCGCCTGGGCGATGGCACGCCCCTGGTGCAGGGCAAGGCGGTGACCGGATTCAGCAACGAGGAAGAGGCGGTCTTCGGCAAGCGCTGGGCGGAGGAGTTCCCGTGGCTGCTCGAGGACCGCCTGCGCGCGCGCGGCGCGCACTGGCAGGAAGCGCCGCTGATGATGGCGAAGGTGGTGGTGGATGGCCGCCTGGTCACCGGACAGAATCCGTATTCCACCCCCGGCGTCGCCGAGGCCATCCTCCGCGCCATGGGGCGCACGCCGGTGGCGCGGACGCCGTGGCGCGACGAACTGACGATGGGTCTGGCGGCACAGGCGCGCGCGGGCGATGCGGGGGCTGCCGCCGCCGCACTGGCGACCGATGGCGCGCGCTACCACGTCGACCTGCTGGGCATGCTCGGGTACTACCAGGCACAGACCGCGGCCGATGACCAGGACCTGCGCCACGCCCTGCGGCTGATGCAGCTGGCGATGCCGTACATGGCGCAACCGGAATTGAAGCTCGGCGCCGCACGGGCGCATCTGCGCCTGGGCGAACGGGAGCAGGCCAGATCGCTGCTGCGTCAGGTGCTGGCGGGCAAGCCGGACATGGCCGAAGCTAAGGCCCTCCTGCAACGCATCGACGGCTGA
- a CDS encoding HAD-IA family hydrolase, which translates to MKPRIRQVLFDFDGVLAHYRHEVRIAHLAAHAGCGHERVREVLFSSGLEVEYDSGGVDTATYLRRIGEGIGAAVDEAAWIASRMAGSTAMEDVLTRVAALHPDVAMGVLTNNGALMTQAIPRIVAPLAVRIEGRVLTSGGLQRRKPEPATFTLALERLGWDAASTLFVDDRFANVQGAREAGLHAETVTDARTLGKALKRYAFGPQTGW; encoded by the coding sequence ATGAAGCCGCGGATCCGGCAGGTACTGTTCGATTTCGACGGCGTGCTGGCGCACTACCGGCACGAAGTCCGCATCGCACACCTCGCCGCGCATGCCGGCTGCGGCCACGAGCGCGTGCGCGAGGTGCTGTTCTCGTCGGGACTGGAAGTGGAGTACGACAGCGGCGGTGTCGACACGGCGACGTACCTGCGCCGGATCGGCGAAGGGATCGGTGCCGCCGTCGACGAGGCCGCATGGATCGCCTCGCGGATGGCCGGCAGCACGGCCATGGAGGACGTGCTGACCCGTGTCGCCGCGCTGCACCCGGACGTGGCGATGGGCGTGCTGACCAACAACGGGGCCCTGATGACGCAGGCCATTCCGCGCATCGTCGCGCCGCTGGCGGTACGGATCGAGGGCCGCGTGCTGACCAGCGGCGGCCTGCAGCGCCGCAAGCCGGAACCGGCCACCTTCACGCTTGCGCTGGAACGGCTGGGCTGGGACGCCGCCAGCACGCTGTTCGTCGACGACAGGTTCGCCAACGTGCAGGGCGCGCGCGAGGCCGGCCTGCACGCGGAGACCGTCACCGACGCACGCACGCTGGGGAAGGCGCTGAAGCGCTACGCCTTCGGGCCGCAGACCGGCTGGTGA
- the hemL gene encoding glutamate-1-semialdehyde 2,1-aminomutase, with translation MNHDQSHALFARAQQLLPGGVNSPVRAFKSVGGEPFFVQRADGAYLHDVDGNRYIDYVGSWGPMIVGHNHPAVREAVQAAIQNGLSYGAPCPAEVTMAETITRLVPSCEMVRMVNSGTEATLSAIRLARGATGRNRIVKFEGCYHGHGDSFLVKAGSGMLTLGVPTSPGVPAGLSELTLTLSYNDFEGATALFQQYGSEIACLIIEPVVGNANCLPPREGYLQHLRALCTQHGALLIFDEVMTGFRVALGGAQAHYGITPDLTTFGKIIGGGMPVGAYGGRRELMQQIAPAGPIYQAGTLSGNPVAMAAGLAMLELIQAPGFHDGLAAATAALCEGLETAAREAGVPLTATRVGAMFGLFFTDQQVDTYAQAVACDTAAFNRFFHAMLERGVYLAPSAFEAGFMSSAHTPEVIEATIAAARDAFKVVAAG, from the coding sequence ATGAACCACGACCAGTCCCACGCCCTCTTCGCCCGCGCCCAGCAGCTGCTGCCCGGGGGCGTCAATTCACCGGTGCGCGCGTTCAAGTCGGTGGGGGGCGAGCCGTTCTTCGTGCAGCGTGCCGACGGCGCCTACCTGCATGACGTGGATGGCAACCGCTACATCGACTACGTGGGCTCGTGGGGTCCGATGATCGTGGGCCACAACCACCCGGCCGTGCGCGAGGCGGTGCAGGCGGCCATCCAGAACGGCCTGTCGTACGGCGCGCCCTGCCCGGCCGAAGTGACGATGGCGGAAACCATCACCCGGCTGGTGCCGTCGTGCGAAATGGTGCGCATGGTCAACTCGGGCACCGAGGCCACGCTGTCGGCGATCCGCCTGGCGCGCGGCGCGACCGGCCGCAACCGCATCGTCAAGTTCGAAGGCTGTTACCACGGCCATGGCGATTCGTTCCTGGTGAAGGCCGGCAGCGGCATGCTGACGCTGGGCGTGCCGACGTCGCCTGGCGTGCCGGCGGGCCTGAGCGAACTGACGCTGACGCTGAGCTACAACGATTTCGAGGGTGCCACGGCGCTGTTCCAGCAGTACGGCAGCGAGATCGCCTGCCTGATCATCGAGCCGGTGGTCGGCAACGCCAACTGCCTGCCGCCGCGCGAGGGCTACCTGCAGCACCTGCGCGCGCTGTGCACGCAGCACGGCGCGCTGCTGATCTTCGACGAAGTGATGACCGGCTTCCGCGTGGCCCTGGGCGGTGCGCAGGCGCATTACGGCATCACGCCGGACCTGACCACCTTCGGCAAGATCATCGGCGGCGGCATGCCGGTGGGCGCCTACGGTGGCCGTCGCGAGCTGATGCAGCAGATCGCGCCGGCCGGCCCGATCTACCAGGCCGGCACGCTGAGCGGCAATCCGGTGGCGATGGCCGCGGGCCTGGCGATGCTGGAGCTGATCCAGGCACCGGGTTTCCACGACGGGCTGGCCGCGGCGACGGCCGCGCTATGCGAAGGCCTGGAAACCGCCGCGCGCGAGGCCGGCGTGCCGCTGACCGCCACCCGCGTGGGCGCGATGTTCGGCCTGTTCTTCACCGACCAGCAGGTCGATACCTACGCCCAGGCCGTGGCCTGCGACACCGCGGCGTTCAACCGTTTCTTCCACGCCATGCTCGAGCGCGGCGTGTACCTGGCGCCGTCGGCGTTCGAGGCCGGCTTCATGTCCAGCGCGCACACGCCCGAGGTCATCGAAGCGACGATCGCCGCCGCGCGGGACGCTTTCAAGGTGGTCGCCGCGGGATGA
- the thiE gene encoding thiamine phosphate synthase: MTPLPPSARTARGLYLITPEEPDTARLLARVAAVLPQATWLQYRQKGADAARRHAQAAALQALCAQAGVPLIVNDDLSLAEAIGAAGVHLGEDDGDIAAARSRLGVHAIVGASCYDDAARAERAVAAGASYVAFGAFFPTTSKNTTRRAAPALLAEAAALGVPRVAIGGITPDNMGPLVVAGADLVAVIGGVFEAADPVAAARAYRQAFAG; the protein is encoded by the coding sequence ATGACACCCCTGCCGCCATCGGCCCGCACCGCCCGCGGGCTGTACCTGATCACCCCGGAGGAGCCGGACACCGCCCGCCTGCTGGCGCGCGTGGCCGCGGTGCTGCCGCAGGCCACCTGGCTGCAGTACCGGCAGAAGGGCGCAGACGCCGCTCGGCGCCACGCGCAGGCCGCCGCCCTGCAGGCGCTCTGTGCGCAGGCGGGCGTGCCGCTGATCGTGAACGACGACCTGTCCCTGGCAGAGGCCATCGGTGCCGCCGGCGTGCACCTGGGCGAAGACGATGGCGACATCGCCGCCGCACGCAGCCGCCTGGGCGTGCACGCCATCGTCGGTGCCTCGTGCTACGACGATGCCGCGCGGGCCGAGCGCGCGGTGGCCGCAGGCGCCAGCTACGTCGCGTTCGGGGCCTTCTTCCCGACCACCAGCAAGAACACGACACGACGCGCCGCGCCGGCCCTGCTGGCCGAGGCCGCCGCGCTGGGCGTGCCGCGGGTGGCGATAGGCGGCATAACGCCGGACAATATGGGCCCGCTGGTGGTGGCCGGCGCCGACCTGGTGGCCGTGATCGGCGGCGTGTTCGAGGCGGCCGATCCGGTGGCCGCAGCGCGGGCATACCGTCAAGCCTTCGCTGGCTGA
- a CDS encoding rubredoxin, with protein sequence MAAPPSRHYPVTDATATIYRSWMCVVCGFIYHEADGLPEEGIAPGTRWDDIPDDWTCPDCGVGKDDFEMVELE encoded by the coding sequence ATGGCCGCTCCTCCTAGCCGGCATTATCCCGTGACCGACGCCACCGCCACCATCTACCGCAGCTGGATGTGCGTGGTCTGCGGCTTCATCTACCACGAAGCCGACGGCCTGCCGGAAGAGGGCATCGCCCCGGGCACGCGCTGGGACGACATCCCGGACGACTGGACCTGCCCCGACTGCGGCGTGGGCAAGGACGATTTCGAGATGGTGGAGCTGGAGTGA
- a CDS encoding SirB1 family protein has product MGDRLTLPEWNALASQADDTVPLLETALLIARDEYPDLDPDLYDTLAQSHAEHLRHEIATIEPWPLKMAAINRHLFDELGYTGNHDEYYDPRNSYLNQVFERRLGNPVSLAMVQMEVARRLGVPLDGVSFPGHFLVRLPVDDGLLVMDPFNGGRPLGVDELRERAKPHLGGDIPDDAALLHILNPASHRAILVRTLRNLHGVYAEREEWDRAARCADRVLKLTPDQPDALRDRGQAYLKMDYKAGAQRDLARYLHLSPEAKDAAELREQLVELSAVRTSRMH; this is encoded by the coding sequence ATGGGGGATCGACTGACATTGCCGGAATGGAATGCGTTGGCCAGCCAGGCCGATGACACGGTGCCGCTGCTGGAAACCGCGCTGCTGATCGCGCGCGACGAGTACCCCGACCTGGATCCCGACCTCTACGACACGCTGGCCCAGAGCCACGCCGAACACCTGCGCCACGAGATCGCCACGATCGAACCGTGGCCGCTGAAGATGGCCGCCATCAATCGCCATCTGTTCGACGAGCTGGGCTACACCGGCAACCACGACGAGTACTACGACCCGCGCAACAGCTACCTCAACCAGGTGTTCGAGCGCCGGCTCGGCAATCCGGTGTCGCTGGCGATGGTGCAGATGGAGGTCGCGCGGCGGCTGGGCGTGCCGCTGGACGGCGTGTCCTTCCCCGGCCACTTCCTGGTGCGCCTGCCGGTGGACGACGGCCTGCTGGTGATGGACCCCTTCAACGGCGGCCGTCCGCTCGGCGTGGACGAACTGCGTGAACGCGCCAAGCCGCACCTGGGCGGCGACATCCCCGACGATGCCGCGCTGCTGCACATTCTCAACCCGGCATCGCACCGCGCGATCCTCGTGCGCACGCTGCGCAACCTGCACGGCGTCTATGCCGAACGCGAGGAATGGGACCGCGCCGCCCGCTGCGCCGACCGCGTGCTCAAGCTCACGCCCGATCAGCCCGATGCCCTGCGCGACCGCGGCCAGGCCTACCTGAAGATGGATTACAAAGCCGGTGCGCAGCGCGACCTGGCGCGCTACCTGCACCTCTCACCGGAGGCGAAGGACGCAGCGGAACTGCGCGAACAACTGGTGGAACTCAGCGCCGTGCGCACTTCGCGGATGCATTGA
- a CDS encoding DUF192 domain-containing protein translates to MHPRPWPLLALSLLLSACASGSPWVEVGGERFRVEIADDDAERARGLMFRDRLEDGTGMLFIHEAEAPQAYWMKNTRIPLDILYFDDARKLVTQQRNVPPCSGGNRCPSYPSDKPARYVLELNAGEADRLKLQEGAELTLGKGIPPVR, encoded by the coding sequence ATGCACCCCCGACCGTGGCCCCTGCTCGCACTCTCCCTGCTGCTCAGCGCCTGTGCCAGCGGGAGTCCCTGGGTGGAGGTCGGTGGCGAGCGTTTCCGGGTCGAAATCGCCGATGACGACGCCGAGCGCGCCCGCGGACTGATGTTCCGGGACCGCCTGGAAGATGGCACCGGCATGCTCTTCATCCACGAGGCCGAGGCGCCGCAGGCCTACTGGATGAAGAACACCCGCATTCCGCTGGACATCCTGTACTTCGACGACGCCCGCAAGCTGGTGACCCAGCAGCGCAACGTCCCGCCGTGCTCGGGCGGCAACCGCTGCCCCTCCTATCCCAGCGACAAACCGGCCCGTTACGTGCTGGAACTGAATGCCGGCGAAGCCGACCGCCTGAAGCTCCAGGAGGGAGCGGAGCTCACCCTCGGCAAAGGCATTCCGCCCGTCCGCTGA
- the rpiA gene encoding ribose-5-phosphate isomerase RpiA has product MSEAKRLAGEKAIEFVEDGMIVGVGTGSTVAFFIDALGRVKDRIKGAVSSSEQSTARLRQHGIEVLDLNHTGTLSLYVDGADECDPHKRLIKGGGAALTREKIIAEASKQFVCIVDPSKQVPVLGRFPLPVEVIPMARSLVAREILALTGGQPVWRDGTVTDNGNVILDIHNLSITDPVAMEREINQIPGVVSVGLFARRPADIVIVGGEPPVVLR; this is encoded by the coding sequence ATGAGCGAAGCAAAGCGCCTGGCCGGCGAAAAGGCCATCGAGTTCGTCGAGGACGGCATGATCGTCGGCGTGGGCACCGGCTCCACAGTCGCCTTCTTCATCGACGCGCTGGGACGGGTCAAGGACCGCATCAAGGGCGCGGTGTCCAGCTCCGAACAGAGCACCGCGCGGTTGCGGCAGCACGGCATCGAGGTGCTGGACCTCAACCATACCGGCACACTGTCGCTGTACGTGGACGGCGCCGACGAATGCGACCCTCACAAGCGCCTGATCAAGGGCGGCGGCGCGGCATTGACGCGCGAGAAGATCATCGCCGAAGCCAGCAAGCAGTTCGTCTGCATCGTCGACCCCAGCAAGCAGGTGCCGGTGCTGGGCAGATTCCCGCTGCCGGTGGAAGTCATCCCGATGGCCCGCAGCCTGGTCGCACGCGAGATCCTGGCGCTCACCGGCGGCCAGCCGGTCTGGCGCGACGGCACCGTGACCGACAACGGCAACGTGATCCTGGACATCCACAACCTGTCGATCACCGACCCGGTGGCGATGGAGCGCGAGATCAACCAGATCCCCGGCGTGGTCAGCGTGGGCCTGTTCGCCCGCCGGCCGGCCGACATCGTCATCGTCGGCGGGGAGCCGCCGGTCGTCCTGCGCTGA
- a CDS encoding EVE domain-containing protein yields MTARKRYWLMKSEPDAFSIDDLEKVGTEPWNGVRNYQARNFMRSMQVGDGVLFYHSNCKEPGIVGTATVATVAYPDDTQFDPRSDYYDPKSTREDPRWSLVDVKFERKLARTIALDEIKQHADALGDGFALTQRGNRLSVLPVTAAQWKFLLALE; encoded by the coding sequence ATGACCGCCCGCAAGCGCTACTGGCTGATGAAGTCGGAGCCGGACGCCTTCTCCATCGACGACCTGGAAAAGGTCGGCACCGAGCCGTGGAACGGCGTGCGCAACTACCAGGCGCGCAACTTCATGCGCAGCATGCAGGTCGGCGACGGCGTGCTGTTCTACCACTCCAACTGCAAGGAGCCGGGCATCGTCGGCACGGCCACCGTGGCGACCGTGGCGTATCCGGACGACACCCAGTTCGACCCCAGGTCCGACTACTACGACCCGAAGAGCACGCGCGAAGACCCGCGCTGGTCGCTGGTGGACGTGAAGTTCGAGCGCAAGCTGGCGCGCACCATCGCGCTGGACGAAATCAAGCAGCATGCCGATGCCCTCGGCGACGGCTTCGCGCTGACCCAGCGCGGCAACCGCCTGTCGGTGTTGCCGGTCACCGCCGCGCAGTGGAAGTTCCTGCTGGCGCTGGAATGA
- a CDS encoding 5-formyltetrahydrofolate cyclo-ligase, whose translation MPDSPSFALAAERDTLRRELRARRRALPAAERIAGADALATRLFALPFFPAQGYVAGYWAMDGEIGLHSWQLRLPPGLVYCLPVLADDETLRFAPWRPGDELVTNRYGIPEPDVDPRSGLLATDMALIAVPLVGFDGAGHRLGMGGGWYDRTLAPRLQRPAPPWLVGVGFEAQRIDAVGAQAWDVPLDAICSERDTLLPSSPLPDAPA comes from the coding sequence ATGCCCGACTCCCCCTCCTTCGCCCTGGCCGCCGAGCGCGACACGCTGCGCCGTGAACTGCGTGCGCGCCGCCGCGCCCTGCCCGCCGCCGAGCGCATCGCCGGCGCCGATGCGCTGGCCACGCGCCTGTTCGCACTCCCGTTCTTTCCGGCCCAGGGTTACGTCGCCGGCTATTGGGCGATGGATGGCGAAATCGGCCTGCACAGCTGGCAGCTGCGCCTGCCCCCCGGCCTGGTCTACTGCCTGCCCGTCCTGGCCGACGACGAGACGCTCCGCTTCGCCCCCTGGCGACCGGGCGATGAGCTGGTGACCAACCGCTACGGCATTCCCGAACCGGATGTCGATCCGCGCTCGGGCCTGCTCGCCACGGACATGGCATTGATCGCCGTGCCGCTGGTCGGCTTCGACGGCGCCGGCCACCGGCTGGGCATGGGCGGCGGATGGTACGACCGCACGCTGGCGCCCCGCCTGCAACGTCCCGCGCCGCCCTGGCTGGTCGGTGTCGGCTTCGAGGCGCAGCGCATCGACGCGGTCGGCGCGCAGGCTTGGGACGTGCCGCTGGATGCCATCTGCTCCGAGCGCGATACGCTACTTCCTTCCTCCCCTTTGCCGGACGCCCCAGCATGA
- a CDS encoding cell division protein ZapA produces the protein MSATEPVSVHILDREYTVGVAPDERSSLMAAAKLLDSRMREVRGSNRMAAVDRVAVLAALNLAHELQQLRDEQQARNREVERTLQDLHRKLDSALGTP, from the coding sequence ATGAGCGCCACCGAACCGGTCAGCGTCCATATCCTGGACCGCGAGTACACCGTCGGCGTCGCGCCCGATGAACGTTCCAGCCTGATGGCGGCGGCCAAGCTGCTGGACAGCCGCATGCGCGAGGTGCGCGGCAGCAACCGCATGGCGGCGGTGGACCGTGTGGCCGTGCTGGCCGCCCTCAATCTGGCACACGAATTGCAGCAGCTGCGCGACGAGCAGCAGGCACGCAACCGCGAAGTCGAACGCACGCTGCAGGATCTGCACCGCAAGCTGGACAGCGCGCTGGGCACGCCATAA
- a CDS encoding TIGR02449 family protein: protein MDNADLLDQLRALGTRIQDLADRCQRLADENRSLRQQQEHLVGERSQLLAKNEQARSRVEAMISRLKSLEQHT from the coding sequence ATGGACAACGCCGACCTTCTCGACCAGCTCCGCGCGCTCGGTACGCGCATCCAGGACCTGGCCGACCGCTGCCAGCGCCTGGCGGATGAGAACCGCAGCCTGCGCCAGCAGCAGGAGCACCTGGTCGGCGAGCGGTCGCAGCTGCTGGCCAAGAACGAACAGGCGCGCTCGCGCGTGGAAGCCATGATCAGCCGCCTGAAGTCGCTGGAGCAGCACACATGA